The following coding sequences are from one Nicotiana tomentosiformis chromosome 3, ASM39032v3, whole genome shotgun sequence window:
- the LOC104103112 gene encoding ACT domain-containing protein DS12, chloroplastic-like isoform X2 yields MFCYVRLAFPESTIIPKASSAAAVEDGSSQETAVPTPKVIIDLDSNPDATVVEVTFGDRLGALVDTMSALKNLGLNVVKANVCLDSSGKHTTLCITNASTGRKVDDPEQLEAIRLTIINNMIEFHPESSALLAMGEVFGAYQPNQKLDVDIATHIHVYDDSPERSLLYVEAADRPGLIVDLVKIITEINIDVESGEFDTEGLLAKAKFHVSYKNKALIKPLQQVLENSLRYYLRRPSTEESSF; encoded by the exons ATGTTCTGCTATGTCAGATTAGCTTTTCCCGAGAGTACAATTATTCCAAAAGCATCCTCAGCTGCAGCTGTTGAG GACGGAAGTTCCCAAGAGACTGCTGTCCCGACGCCAAAAGTCATAATAGATCTGGATTCGAACCCTGATGCAACTGTAGTTGAGGTCACCTTTGGTGATCGCCTTGGAGCTCTTGTTGACACG ATGAGTGCACTAAAAAATCTTGGACTAAATGTTGTCAAAGCTAATGTCTGTCTAGATTCATCAGGGAAACATACTACATTATGCATAACAAATGC TTCTACTGGTAGGAAGGTCGACGATCCAGAGCAACTAGAAGCAATTCGTTTGACAATTATCAACAATATGATTGAGTTCCATCCG GAATCTAGCGCCCTGTTAGCTATGGGTGAAGTCTTTGGTGCTTATCAACCAAATCAAAAG CTTGATGTGGACATAGCAACTCATATCCATGTCTATGACGATAGTCCTGAACGGAG CTTACTGTATGTAGAGGCAGCAGATCGACCTGGATTAATAGTTGATCTCGTCAAGATCATTACTGAAATAAACATTGATGTTGAATCAGGAGAGTTTGACACTGAG GGATTGCTAGCTAAGGCAAAGTTTCACGTAAGCTACAAGAACAAAGCTCTCATCAAGCCCCTTCAACAG GTTCTGGAAAACAGTCTACGCTATTACTTAAGGAGACCATCAACAGAAGAGTCGAGTTTTTAA
- the LOC104103112 gene encoding ACT domain-containing protein DS12, chloroplastic-like isoform X1, translating to MASCGIISGIHTNLKAIEKLPISSPCFFRSSFGLEPIQRICIAPKRLAFPESTIIPKASSAAAVEDGSSQETAVPTPKVIIDLDSNPDATVVEVTFGDRLGALVDTMSALKNLGLNVVKANVCLDSSGKHTTLCITNASTGRKVDDPEQLEAIRLTIINNMIEFHPESSALLAMGEVFGAYQPNQKLDVDIATHIHVYDDSPERSLLYVEAADRPGLIVDLVKIITEINIDVESGEFDTEGLLAKAKFHVSYKNKALIKPLQQVLENSLRYYLRRPSTEESSF from the exons ATGGCTTCTTGTGGGATAATTTCTGGGATTCACACTAATTTAAAAGCAATTGAGAAACTGCCGATTTCTAGTCCATGCTTCTTCAGGAGTTCTTTTGGTTTGGAACCTATACAGAGAATATGCATTGCTCCTAAGAG ATTAGCTTTTCCCGAGAGTACAATTATTCCAAAAGCATCCTCAGCTGCAGCTGTTGAG GACGGAAGTTCCCAAGAGACTGCTGTCCCGACGCCAAAAGTCATAATAGATCTGGATTCGAACCCTGATGCAACTGTAGTTGAGGTCACCTTTGGTGATCGCCTTGGAGCTCTTGTTGACACG ATGAGTGCACTAAAAAATCTTGGACTAAATGTTGTCAAAGCTAATGTCTGTCTAGATTCATCAGGGAAACATACTACATTATGCATAACAAATGC TTCTACTGGTAGGAAGGTCGACGATCCAGAGCAACTAGAAGCAATTCGTTTGACAATTATCAACAATATGATTGAGTTCCATCCG GAATCTAGCGCCCTGTTAGCTATGGGTGAAGTCTTTGGTGCTTATCAACCAAATCAAAAG CTTGATGTGGACATAGCAACTCATATCCATGTCTATGACGATAGTCCTGAACGGAG CTTACTGTATGTAGAGGCAGCAGATCGACCTGGATTAATAGTTGATCTCGTCAAGATCATTACTGAAATAAACATTGATGTTGAATCAGGAGAGTTTGACACTGAG GGATTGCTAGCTAAGGCAAAGTTTCACGTAAGCTACAAGAACAAAGCTCTCATCAAGCCCCTTCAACAG GTTCTGGAAAACAGTCTACGCTATTACTTAAGGAGACCATCAACAGAAGAGTCGAGTTTTTAA